In Humulus lupulus chromosome 7, drHumLupu1.1, whole genome shotgun sequence, the following are encoded in one genomic region:
- the LOC133791758 gene encoding senescence associated gene 20-like — MPEKVTLAEFLSSEQEPAEGNRKAVKAFYEALASNDTAAVSRAVAADLEWSFHGPPYCQHLMRLLTGESRRVEFKFKPRSVTGIGDRVVVEGWEGQGSKVYWAHVWSLEEGIMTQLREYFDTWLTVIVRVLNGGGGGGGYGIIRLWQSEPKERLNRSLPDVVLPI; from the coding sequence ATGCCCGAAAAAGTAACACTAGCGGAGTTTCTGTCGTCGGAGCAAGAGCCGGCGGAAGGTAACAGAAAAGCCGTCAAGGCATTCTACGAGGCCTTGGCGAGTAACGACACGGCTGCGGTTTCGCGCGCAGTGGCTGCCGACCTCGAGTGGTCGTTCCACGGGCCGCCTTATTGCCAACACTTGATGAGGTTGCTCACTGGAGAGTCGCGGCGTGTGGAGTTCAAATTCAAGCCGAGGAGCGTGACCGGCATTGGCGACCGCGTGGTCGTGGAGGGGTGGGAGGGGCAGGGATCGAAGGTCTACTGGGCGCATGTGTGGTCACTCGAGGAGGGGATTATGACTCAGCTTCGTGAGTATTTCGACACGTGGCTTACTGTGATTGTTAGGGTTTtgaatggtggtggtggtggtggtggttacGGGATTATTCGTCTGTGGCAGAGTGAGCCTAAGGAAAGGCTCAACAGGTCCTTGCCAGATGTTGTTTTGCCTATTTGA